One Caretta caretta isolate rCarCar2 chromosome 24, rCarCar1.hap1, whole genome shotgun sequence genomic region harbors:
- the LOC125626066 gene encoding anionic trypsin-2-like, whose translation MASNIIIVKADLVKEEDYLPNQSVNVVVLCEFTLIKLAHPVQTDAYVQPVPLPTACPAAGTSCVVSGWGNILSDGVFSPYNLQCVNIPILNNAECEGSYPGMITNTMLCAGYLEGGKDACRRDSGGPLVCNGELQGIVSWGIGCAQKDQPGVYTKVCSLLPWIESTMAAN comes from the exons ATGGCTTCTAACATCATTATTGTTAAAGCAGATCTCgtcaaagaggaagattactTACCAAATCAGAGTGTGAATGTTGTTGTCCTCTGTGAGTTTACT ctCATCAAGTTGGCCCACCCTGTCCAGACTGACGCCTATGTCCAACCCGTTCCCCTGCCGACCGCCTGCCCagctgctggcacttcctgtgtGGTGTCGGGATGGGGCAATATTCTCAGTGACGGTG TGTTCAGCCCATACAACCTGCAGTGCGTCAACATCCCCATCCTCAACAACGCAGAGTGCGAGGGCTCCTACCCTGGGATGATCACCAACACCATGCTGTGCGCTGGCTACCTGGAGGGAGGCAAGGATGCATGCCG CAGGGACTCTGGTGGTCCACTGGTCTGCAACGGGGAGCTGCAGGGCATTGTGTCCTGGGGGATCGGCTGTGCCCAGAAGGACCAACCCGGTGTCTACACCAAAGTCTGCTCCCTGCTGCCCTGGATCGAGAGCACCATGGCTGCCAACTAG
- the LOC125625780 gene encoding serine protease 1-like, with translation MEIFLFALLLSATAASQLEDDDKIINGYECSPHSQPWQVYFTYGSNYRWCGGSLINEWWIISAAHCYKTPRTLVAHLGEHDTSADEGTEQHIQVAKAFPFPKYNQYTMNNDIMLVKLAQPARFSAYVQPIPISSSCPVPGKQCLVSGWGNLLTSGVQYPDALQCLNVPILSDSACRAAYPGRITTNMFCAGYLEGGKDSCQGDSGGPVVCNGELTGVVSWGNGCAQKNYPGVYTTVCNYVSWIEEVIANN, from the exons ATGGAGATCTTCTTGTTCGCTCTTCTGCTGAGTGCCACAG CTGCCTCACAGCTGGAAGATGATGATAAGATAATAAATGGATATGAATGCtcgccccactcccagccctggcaggTCTATTTCACGTATGGCTCAAACTATCGCTGGTGCGGGGGGTCTCTCATCAATGAGTGGTGGATCATCTCGGCAGCTCATTGCTACAAAAC GCCCAGGACCCTGGTGGCTCATCTCGGGGAGCATGACACCAGTGCAGACGAGGGCACTGAGCAGCATATCCAGGTGGCCAAAGCCTTCCCATTCCCCAAGTACAACCAATACACCATGAATAATGACATCATGCTGGTGAAGCTAGCCCAACCGGCCCGGTTCAGTGCCTACGTGCAGCCCATCCCCATCTCCAGCAGCTGCCCTGTGCCAGGGAAGCAGTGCCTGGTCTCTGGCTGGGGGAATCTCCTCACGTCTGGGG TTCAGTACCCGGATGCCCTACAGTGTCTGAATGTGCCCATCCTCTCTGACTCTGCCTGTCGTGCCGCCTACCCCGGTCGCATCACCACAAACATGTTCTGTGCTGGCTACCTAGAGGGGGGCAAGGACTCTTGCCAG GGAGACTCTGGTGGGCCAGTGGTCTGTAATGGAGAGCTGACGGGGGTGGTGTCCTGGGGCAACGGGTGTGCCCAGAAGAACTACCCTGGTGTCTATACCACAGTGTGTAACTACGTGTCCTGGATTGAGGAGGTCATTGCCAACAACTGA